The following are encoded in a window of Roseivirga misakiensis genomic DNA:
- a CDS encoding ABC transporter permease translates to MLKNYAKTTLRFFWKNKSYSLINILGLSVGMACFIMLTLFVQNEFSFDEHYSDKDRIFQVYLKDSSSTRSEYYMQTMAPTGPLFEEMVPEIKETIRFGRMSDKVLKTVQGEKYPVDGIYYTDAEVFDFFSIPLLVGSKEDALSTKENLVISKQEAIRLFGDVQAAVNKEVEIVDFGRLIVSGVFEDLKHNSHLDFDYLISFENADKAMGMNPDLIGSSGRKTPSVQDWGVVSAFPLYVKLKEGSFKKETIALKLQEAIRPHRPSDLVKLVPINEVYFSELNKAYFDRKGEASNAQLYLIIAFIILGVAVINYMNMATARHAKRAKEVGIRKTVGGYRFQIAAQFFIESMFMTGISLLVAICITEVSLPALNSFIGKELGIAYEAIETYFLLVSFVLIVGALSGIYPSLYLSKFNPIQVLSGSVSGGTRGASFRKVLVGFQFFVCLGLIGVTTIVYSQFNYMQSLDLGFDKDQVLGVPLHDKNLKDNYAIFKDQLLKNPEIMAASGVSYSVFNGNMSLFADIEGFEESQTISYMTVESDFLKTMDIGVKVGVPFDQMEDSQRKSAMFVNEIAVEKFGWDSPLDQKLFGASITGVVNDFLYGSAKNVIAPAAMLVSEKDFNHVYIKINGGDVKAALSHIQGAFESFSKDYPFEFKFLDDHFAEKYAQEKKLSDVFSIFSLLAIFVAGLGIFGLSIFMAEQRIKEIGIRKILGASVSHIIWILNSSVTRLMILVAVVTLPVVYYVMSDWLATFAFHISLNTLTLIAPLIFLLVIVWAILAFQSYKSATTNPINSLRTE, encoded by the coding sequence ATGCTCAAGAATTACGCTAAAACTACCCTAAGATTCTTTTGGAAGAATAAGTCTTATAGTCTTATCAATATTTTAGGCCTTTCGGTAGGGATGGCCTGTTTTATTATGCTCACACTCTTTGTTCAAAACGAATTTAGTTTTGATGAGCACTACAGCGATAAGGATCGCATATTTCAGGTCTATTTAAAGGATAGTTCTAGCACGCGAAGTGAGTATTATATGCAGACCATGGCACCGACTGGTCCACTTTTCGAAGAAATGGTGCCTGAAATCAAGGAAACCATTCGCTTTGGCAGAATGAGTGATAAAGTGCTCAAAACTGTGCAGGGCGAAAAGTACCCTGTGGACGGAATATACTACACTGATGCTGAGGTTTTCGACTTCTTTTCAATTCCATTACTGGTGGGTTCTAAGGAAGATGCGCTGAGCACCAAGGAAAACCTTGTGATATCGAAACAAGAAGCTATCAGGCTCTTTGGGGATGTACAAGCTGCTGTCAACAAAGAAGTGGAAATAGTGGATTTTGGAAGATTGATCGTCAGTGGTGTTTTCGAAGACTTAAAACACAATTCACATCTGGATTTCGATTACTTGATTTCGTTTGAAAACGCAGACAAGGCCATGGGTATGAATCCCGATCTAATCGGTTCGTCAGGTCGTAAAACACCCTCAGTTCAAGATTGGGGTGTTGTTTCAGCGTTTCCACTATACGTTAAACTGAAAGAAGGGAGCTTCAAAAAAGAGACAATCGCCTTAAAGCTTCAAGAAGCAATACGACCGCATAGACCTTCAGATTTAGTTAAGCTTGTTCCAATTAATGAGGTTTACTTTTCAGAATTAAACAAGGCCTATTTCGATAGGAAAGGAGAGGCCTCCAATGCACAGCTTTATTTGATCATTGCATTTATTATTCTTGGTGTGGCAGTCATTAACTACATGAATATGGCCACAGCACGGCATGCTAAACGTGCTAAAGAAGTCGGTATTCGGAAAACAGTGGGCGGTTACCGTTTTCAAATTGCGGCACAGTTTTTTATTGAGTCCATGTTTATGACAGGGATATCATTGTTGGTAGCCATATGTATTACTGAAGTATCCTTACCTGCGCTTAATTCCTTTATTGGCAAGGAGTTAGGAATAGCCTATGAAGCTATCGAGACATATTTTTTATTGGTTTCCTTTGTTCTAATTGTAGGAGCACTGTCTGGTATATATCCTTCGCTTTACCTCTCAAAGTTTAACCCGATTCAAGTCTTGTCTGGAAGTGTTTCTGGAGGAACCCGTGGCGCGTCTTTTAGAAAGGTTCTAGTCGGCTTTCAATTCTTTGTTTGCCTAGGGCTTATTGGTGTTACCACGATCGTTTACAGTCAGTTTAATTACATGCAAAGTTTAGACTTAGGTTTTGATAAAGATCAAGTTTTAGGTGTGCCATTACACGACAAAAACTTGAAAGACAACTATGCAATCTTTAAGGATCAGCTACTTAAAAACCCTGAAATCATGGCTGCTTCAGGCGTTTCTTATTCTGTTTTTAATGGTAATATGAGCCTATTTGCTGATATAGAGGGCTTTGAGGAAAGTCAAACAATCAGCTACATGACCGTCGAGTCGGACTTCCTTAAAACAATGGATATCGGTGTTAAGGTTGGCGTGCCATTCGATCAAATGGAAGATAGCCAACGGAAGTCTGCCATGTTTGTGAATGAGATCGCCGTTGAAAAGTTTGGGTGGGACTCGCCATTGGATCAAAAGCTATTCGGTGCTTCGATTACAGGAGTTGTCAATGACTTTTTATATGGTTCGGCCAAGAATGTGATTGCGCCAGCAGCGATGTTGGTAAGTGAAAAAGACTTTAACCATGTTTACATCAAAATAAACGGTGGTGATGTGAAAGCTGCACTTAGTCATATTCAAGGCGCCTTTGAATCATTTTCAAAGGATTACCCATTTGAATTCAAGTTTTTGGATGATCACTTTGCAGAAAAGTACGCTCAGGAAAAGAAGCTTTCGGATGTATTCTCGATTTTTAGTCTATTAGCCATTTTTGTTGCCGGATTAGGGATTTTTGGTCTATCTATTTTCATGGCTGAGCAGAGGATAAAAGAAATCGGTATTAGAAAAATTTTGGGCGCTAGCGTAAGTCATATCATTTGGATTTTGAATAGTAGTGTAACTAGACTAATGATCTTAGTAGCTGTGGTTACTTTACCTGTCGTTTATTATGTAATGAGCGATTGGCTTGCCACTTTCGCTTTCCATATCTCCTTGAACACTTTAACGCTGATTGCCCCACTGATCTTCTTGTTGGTGATCGTTTGGGCAATACTGGCTTTTCAGTCTTATAAATCGGCTACCACAAACCCGATAAATTCCTTGAGAACTGAATAG
- a CDS encoding ABC transporter permease, producing MFTNFLRIAIRQFSSNKIYSLINVFGLSLGLGCFILLALFVNRETNFDEFHANKDDIYQLYLADSSLVNGPFSYASEAPMGPAIMEEVPEVSKFVRFGGGPNLTIVTDDKSFKLDGLYFTDASAFEMFDIEIIAGEAPRNTFNKSDLLLAETEALRLYGDVNDAIGKTIKADDLDELQVIGVYKDMPGNSHLEFNSLVSFDLVKDLIFYGAPFAIDIDPMNWGELSSFTTFVMLDGERDIDLLSQKTQKVFEPHVGQKEVEYVRLDDIYLYEGYKGFFKSAGDRKELNLFISVGMVLLLIAIVNYMNLSTARFSKRAKEVGVRKTIGGHRNQLIFQFLVESITITFFAMIIGVVFAEIAMPYFNEYTGKLIDVNFGSIQTYFFLVGTVLLIGTISGIYPAFYLSRFSAKQSLTQSNGGKDKSVFRKVLVGVQFAICLSLMSATYILYSQYQYMNNLDLGITTDQVMVVELKGDQLSKSVKSIKTEIAKSPNIEFIKAANVSPISGGTVNLNITVDKEKVNSSLMIVESGLMDLLEVKIADGKLFSDLPESERKKTVLVNEAFVRQMKIDDPLGKTVLGNNKVVGVVKDFIYQSAKEEIRPVVITQTSDANSYLYIKVSNNIKKGLADIEKVLVSFDSEYLFDYQFLDDVFADKYEDEKRLGEVFGLFSVLTIFIAGLGILGLSIYIAESRVKEIGIRKVLGAKIGQVVWLLNSGITVLVLLVALLVIPVVFHFTSGWLEDFAFRIDLSPVHFILPLLTLLAVLWSILLYQAYKSAKANPVNALRAE from the coding sequence ATGTTTACGAACTTTCTCAGAATCGCAATAAGACAATTCAGCAGTAATAAGATATATTCTTTGATCAACGTCTTCGGATTATCGCTAGGGTTGGGGTGTTTTATACTCTTGGCACTCTTTGTTAATCGCGAAACGAATTTCGATGAATTTCATGCAAACAAGGATGATATTTATCAATTATACCTTGCCGATAGTAGTTTGGTAAACGGTCCATTTAGCTACGCTTCCGAAGCACCTATGGGGCCAGCCATTATGGAAGAAGTTCCTGAAGTATCTAAGTTTGTACGATTTGGCGGTGGACCTAACCTCACTATAGTTACGGACGACAAGTCATTCAAACTTGATGGTTTGTATTTCACTGATGCGTCAGCATTTGAGATGTTTGATATAGAAATCATTGCGGGCGAGGCACCTAGAAACACTTTCAATAAAAGTGACCTACTTTTGGCCGAAACAGAAGCATTACGCTTATATGGCGATGTAAATGATGCCATAGGAAAGACTATAAAAGCAGATGATTTAGATGAACTTCAAGTTATCGGGGTGTATAAGGATATGCCGGGAAATTCACATTTGGAATTCAATTCCCTGGTATCCTTTGACTTGGTTAAAGATCTAATCTTTTATGGAGCTCCATTTGCCATAGATATAGACCCAATGAATTGGGGTGAATTAAGTTCCTTTACAACTTTTGTGATGTTAGATGGAGAAAGAGATATTGATCTATTATCACAAAAGACTCAAAAGGTTTTTGAACCTCATGTAGGTCAAAAAGAAGTCGAATATGTGCGATTAGATGATATTTACCTTTACGAAGGGTATAAGGGCTTCTTTAAATCAGCTGGCGATCGTAAAGAGTTGAATTTGTTCATCAGCGTTGGCATGGTTTTACTTCTTATTGCCATTGTTAACTACATGAACCTTTCTACTGCCAGATTCTCGAAAAGAGCCAAAGAAGTTGGGGTACGAAAAACGATCGGCGGACACAGAAATCAGTTAATATTTCAATTTTTAGTGGAGTCGATTACTATCACCTTTTTTGCAATGATCATAGGGGTAGTATTTGCCGAAATAGCCATGCCTTATTTTAATGAGTACACAGGCAAATTGATCGACGTTAACTTTGGTTCAATCCAAACATATTTCTTTTTAGTGGGTACTGTACTGCTTATAGGAACTATTTCAGGAATTTATCCAGCTTTTTACCTTTCTAGATTTAGCGCTAAACAGAGTCTCACCCAATCGAACGGTGGGAAGGATAAAAGTGTATTCAGAAAGGTGCTCGTAGGGGTTCAATTTGCCATTTGCTTATCACTAATGTCGGCAACTTATATCCTCTACTCACAATATCAGTATATGAATAACTTAGATTTAGGCATTACTACTGATCAAGTGATGGTAGTGGAGTTGAAAGGCGATCAGTTGTCGAAATCTGTAAAAAGTATCAAGACCGAAATCGCTAAATCGCCAAATATTGAATTTATTAAAGCCGCAAATGTTAGCCCAATAAGTGGAGGAACAGTCAACTTAAACATTACTGTTGATAAAGAGAAGGTTAATTCTTCTCTGATGATTGTCGAATCTGGCTTAATGGATTTGCTCGAAGTAAAGATTGCAGATGGAAAGCTATTTTCTGATTTGCCAGAAAGTGAAAGAAAGAAAACGGTTTTGGTCAATGAAGCCTTTGTGAGACAAATGAAAATTGACGACCCACTTGGTAAAACTGTTTTGGGTAACAATAAAGTAGTTGGCGTTGTAAAAGACTTTATCTATCAGTCGGCCAAGGAAGAAATTAGGCCTGTGGTGATTACGCAAACCAGCGATGCTAATAGCTACTTGTACATTAAAGTGAGTAACAATATAAAGAAAGGACTTGCCGATATAGAAAAGGTACTTGTCAGTTTCGATTCAGAATATCTTTTTGACTATCAATTCCTTGACGATGTCTTTGCGGATAAATACGAAGATGAGAAACGGCTGGGAGAGGTTTTCGGTTTGTTTAGTGTCCTGACGATCTTTATTGCCGGCTTAGGCATCTTAGGTTTATCAATTTACATTGCTGAGTCTAGAGTGAAAGAGATCGGCATTAGAAAAGTGCTAGGTGCTAAAATTGGACAGGTTGTCTGGTTGCTAAATAGTGGAATAACCGTGTTAGTACTCCTAGTGGCACTATTGGTCATACCTGTGGTATTTCATTTCACAAGTGGCTGGCTCGAAGACTTTGCCTTTAGAATAGACTTAAGTCCGGTGCATTTTATACTACCATTACTGACTTTACTAGCAGTACTATGGAGTATACTACTCTACCAGGCCTACAAATCAGCTAAAGCTAACCCAGTCAATGCTTTAAGAGCAGAATAG
- a CDS encoding sigma-54-dependent transcriptional regulator — translation MNTGRILVVDDNEDLLKAARLFLKRHFGQIDLEKDPTLLPDLLKNESYDVILLDMNFTQDVNSGQEGFHWLDKILEIDPSAVVVLITAFGSVDMAVRAIKAGASDFVMKPWENEKLLATLNSALQLKSSKTQIQQLKDQQEILKADLDEKFKDIIGQSPNMIQVFDTIDRVAETDANVLVLGENGTGKELIARALHRNSKRADNPFISVDLGAISESLFESELFGHVKGSFTDAKTDRPGRFEIANGGTLFLDEIGNLTLPLQAKLLTAIQNKRISRVGSNRIIEVDIRLICATNMPLYDMVQNSEFRQDLLYRINTIELRLPALRERVEDIPILAEHYLKQYAKKYNKDIYKFSEAAIKRLEKYQWPGNVRELQHAVERAVIMSRDNVLQPEDFFFNTPQQPKDNSDISLEQYNLEDVERILIRKVLAKHNGNVTHAAQELGLTRSSLYRRLEKYGL, via the coding sequence ATGAACACAGGGCGCATTTTAGTAGTAGATGATAACGAGGATTTGCTCAAAGCCGCAAGGCTCTTCTTAAAACGACACTTTGGACAAATTGACTTGGAGAAAGATCCCACACTACTTCCCGATTTACTGAAAAATGAGAGTTACGATGTCATCTTATTAGACATGAACTTTACACAGGACGTAAACTCAGGTCAAGAGGGATTTCACTGGTTGGATAAAATACTCGAAATAGATCCTTCTGCGGTTGTCGTTCTAATTACGGCATTTGGATCTGTAGATATGGCTGTAAGAGCCATCAAAGCTGGTGCTTCTGATTTCGTAATGAAACCCTGGGAAAATGAAAAACTATTGGCCACGCTCAATTCAGCCCTTCAATTAAAATCATCTAAAACCCAAATTCAGCAACTCAAAGATCAACAGGAGATTCTAAAAGCAGACCTCGACGAGAAATTCAAGGACATTATTGGTCAATCTCCCAATATGATTCAAGTTTTTGATACGATTGACCGCGTGGCCGAAACGGATGCCAATGTTCTCGTATTGGGGGAAAATGGTACAGGAAAAGAGTTGATCGCCCGTGCCTTACATAGAAATTCTAAGCGTGCCGATAATCCTTTCATTAGTGTAGACTTGGGTGCCATTTCAGAAAGTTTATTTGAATCGGAGTTGTTTGGGCATGTAAAAGGATCTTTCACCGATGCTAAAACCGATCGGCCTGGTAGATTTGAAATTGCGAATGGAGGAACACTTTTCTTGGACGAAATCGGAAACCTTACCCTCCCACTTCAAGCCAAGCTACTAACAGCCATTCAAAACAAAAGAATTAGCCGTGTCGGCTCAAATCGAATCATCGAAGTAGATATTAGACTGATTTGCGCCACTAATATGCCGCTGTACGACATGGTCCAGAATAGTGAATTCAGGCAGGATTTATTGTACAGGATTAATACTATTGAGCTGAGACTGCCGGCACTTCGTGAACGTGTTGAAGACATTCCTATACTTGCCGAGCATTATCTTAAACAGTACGCGAAGAAGTACAATAAGGACATCTATAAGTTCAGCGAAGCGGCTATAAAACGCCTAGAAAAGTACCAATGGCCAGGTAATGTCCGTGAGTTGCAACATGCGGTTGAGCGCGCTGTAATTATGAGTCGAGACAATGTGCTTCAACCTGAGGACTTCTTTTTCAATACCCCTCAACAACCGAAGGATAATAGCGATATTAGTCTAGAGCAATATAATTTGGAGGATGTAGAAAGAATCTTGATCAGAAAGGTTTTAGCTAAACATAATGGAAATGTTACGCATGCTGCTCAGGAATTGGGATTAACCAGATCATCGTTATACAGAAGATTAGAAAAATATGGGCTTTAA
- a CDS encoding sensor histidine kinase, which translates to MGFNRFRLFVLLRVIVLFLTVAAFVYLIFFDKKYVTTVVTGFLIIFELFELFNYIESTNQKLTRFFDAIKYNDFNMSFTHDNKLGKTFKALNIAFKEVIDAILLERQKREEFFQELQVVIDNIASGIISIDHEGQIKLINRSAIELLGLSRLRHSRQMTVKVREIAEIIDVLKDGSRAIYKSPDGRELAIFETYYKLGQDSYKLLSIQDIKAELQARELEAWQNLTKVLRHEIMNSIAPISSLTATLTEIISEDVKKEETRNIISHESLEDVEEGLKTISGRSDGLINFINAYRDYTNLPTPNRVEISVNDVVQNTVNLMKSDFKEGQLKVKLPKVPEFLMLDEQLIEQVLINLIKNAREAVESVADGLVEIEVKITNRKTSIIIKDNGPGIVKEAQQKIFMPFYSTKNRGSGIGLSLSKQLMQLHDGDILLESEIGKGSKFILVFH; encoded by the coding sequence ATGGGCTTTAATCGGTTTAGGCTTTTTGTTCTTTTACGCGTTATCGTGCTTTTTTTGACGGTAGCAGCCTTCGTTTACCTCATTTTCTTCGATAAAAAATACGTCACTACAGTGGTGACTGGCTTCTTAATCATTTTCGAGCTATTCGAGCTATTCAACTACATCGAGAGTACCAATCAGAAGCTTACACGGTTTTTTGACGCCATTAAGTATAATGACTTTAACATGAGTTTCACTCATGACAATAAGCTCGGAAAGACATTCAAAGCACTAAACATTGCCTTTAAAGAAGTTATAGATGCTATTTTATTGGAGCGACAGAAGAGAGAAGAGTTTTTCCAAGAACTCCAAGTCGTCATTGACAATATAGCCTCGGGGATTATTTCCATTGACCATGAAGGCCAAATAAAACTAATCAACCGATCGGCTATTGAACTACTTGGTTTAAGCCGATTGCGACATTCTAGGCAAATGACCGTGAAAGTAAGGGAAATCGCAGAGATCATAGATGTGCTAAAAGACGGTTCTAGAGCGATTTACAAGTCTCCAGATGGCAGAGAACTAGCGATTTTTGAAACCTATTATAAACTTGGGCAAGATTCCTACAAACTCTTATCGATACAAGACATTAAAGCAGAATTACAGGCACGAGAGCTCGAGGCATGGCAAAATCTGACCAAAGTACTCAGACATGAGATTATGAATTCTATCGCCCCTATTTCTTCTCTCACGGCTACTTTGACAGAGATTATTTCAGAAGATGTTAAAAAGGAAGAAACTAGAAATATTATTTCTCACGAAAGTCTCGAAGATGTAGAAGAAGGTTTGAAGACTATTTCTGGCAGATCGGATGGCCTGATCAACTTTATTAATGCCTATAGAGATTATACTAATCTTCCTACGCCAAACAGGGTTGAGATTTCGGTCAATGATGTTGTGCAGAACACGGTAAACTTGATGAAATCTGATTTTAAAGAGGGTCAACTCAAAGTGAAGCTGCCAAAAGTGCCAGAATTCTTGATGCTCGACGAGCAATTAATAGAACAAGTTTTGATTAATTTGATAAAAAATGCTCGAGAGGCGGTAGAAAGTGTTGCCGATGGTTTGGTTGAAATTGAGGTTAAAATCACCAATCGCAAGACTTCGATCATCATTAAAGACAATGGACCTGGAATAGTAAAGGAAGCTCAGCAAAAGATTTTTATGCCATTCTACTCTACCAAAAACAGAGGTTCTGGCATTGGTCTAAGCTTATCCAAACAGCTCATGCAGCTTCACGACGGTGATATATTACTTGAGAGTGAAATTGGCAAAGGCTCTAAGTTCATCCTGGTCTTTCATTAA
- a CDS encoding FAD-binding and (Fe-S)-binding domain-containing protein yields MSLSDLKTSLSGELFTDQTTRKLYATDASAYRELPLAVAIPSNKEDLITLVHYARKNKTSLIPRTAGTSLAGQVVGNGIVVDISKHFNQILEVNADEGYAWVEPGIIRDDLNKHLAPYGFFFAPETSTANRAMIGGMIGNNSCGSNSVTYGSTREHLLEVNTILADGSESWFGNVDSNAFLDRCNGLSVSGELQNNIYFETREILRNEVNQKEIIEGFPKADIPRRNTGYALDMLLRQVPFSPSGSPFNFSSLIAGSEGTLCFVTAAKIKLTPLPPDNKRLVCIHSETIDDSLKANLVALKYEPSACELMDHYILEATKRNAMYNALRFFVQGDPQAILVVELNGENSEEADKKVATLIDDLKAQGRGYAYPVIKGAKIKSVWNLRKAGLGLLSNIPGDAKPAPVIEDTAVDVEDLPAYIKEFNEILDKHGLYSVHYAHAGSGELHLRPIINLKTAEGQKQFRVIAEEIATLVKKYKGSLSGEHGDGRLRGEFIPQMIGEHNYQLVKKVKEIWDPENIFNPGKIVDTPPMDTFLRYEKDQETKEFDTKFDFTPTDGILRTAELCNGSGDCRKSELSGGTMCPSYMATRNEKDTTRARANILREILTQSNEENPFANDEIKEVMDLCLSCKGCSSECPSNVDMAKLKAEWQYQYYQKNGVPVRAKRIGNFSKQMKLASKVPWAYNFIFGNDFTGNLAKSVAGFAKERSMPKLSEKTLNHWLTKDFKPNISDKKVYFFCDEFTNYNDAEIGETAVRLLDKLGYQVIYVPHADSGRPQLSKGLLDDAKKLAEQNIAIFDELLTAATPLVGVEPSAILTFRDEYISLTRGELQEKATRIAQHVFTIEEFLANEFDAGRISAESFTEKSQLIKVHGHCHQKSLSSMVPTKKLLSLPKNFKVHMIPSGCCGMAGSFGYEKEHYEVSMKIGELVLFPTVRKQPEEVLIAAAGTSCRHQIKDGTARTALHPVEILWNSLR; encoded by the coding sequence ATGAGTTTAAGCGACTTAAAAACATCCCTTTCAGGGGAATTATTCACTGACCAGACCACCCGTAAACTTTACGCCACGGACGCCTCAGCCTATCGCGAGTTACCGCTTGCCGTAGCCATTCCTTCCAATAAAGAGGACTTAATTACCCTAGTGCACTATGCACGCAAAAACAAGACATCACTTATTCCAAGAACCGCGGGAACTAGCCTTGCCGGTCAAGTTGTGGGGAATGGTATCGTTGTAGATATCTCGAAACACTTTAATCAGATACTCGAGGTAAACGCTGATGAAGGTTATGCTTGGGTAGAGCCTGGTATCATTCGTGATGATTTAAATAAGCATTTAGCACCTTACGGTTTCTTCTTTGCTCCTGAAACATCTACCGCGAATAGAGCAATGATTGGTGGCATGATTGGTAATAACTCATGTGGCTCTAATTCTGTGACTTATGGCAGTACGAGAGAACATTTACTTGAAGTAAATACTATACTGGCAGATGGTAGCGAATCTTGGTTTGGCAACGTAGATTCCAATGCTTTTCTTGATCGTTGTAATGGCCTTTCCGTCAGTGGGGAATTACAGAATAACATCTACTTTGAAACGCGAGAAATTCTCCGGAATGAGGTCAATCAAAAAGAGATAATCGAGGGCTTCCCAAAGGCCGATATACCTAGAAGAAATACTGGTTATGCGTTGGATATGCTCTTGCGCCAAGTACCATTCTCCCCTTCAGGGTCGCCTTTCAATTTTTCTAGTTTAATCGCAGGTTCCGAGGGTACGTTATGTTTTGTAACGGCTGCGAAGATTAAACTGACACCACTACCTCCCGATAACAAAAGACTAGTCTGCATACATTCCGAGACTATAGACGATAGTTTAAAAGCGAACCTTGTTGCCCTAAAATATGAACCATCGGCCTGTGAGCTCATGGACCACTACATTTTGGAGGCGACAAAACGAAACGCGATGTACAATGCGTTGCGCTTTTTTGTACAAGGTGATCCGCAAGCGATACTTGTCGTTGAGTTGAATGGCGAAAACAGTGAGGAAGCCGATAAAAAAGTAGCAACACTCATAGATGACCTAAAAGCACAAGGGCGTGGATATGCCTACCCTGTCATTAAGGGCGCTAAAATCAAATCGGTCTGGAACCTTCGAAAAGCAGGCTTAGGGCTTTTGTCAAACATTCCTGGTGATGCCAAACCTGCACCTGTCATAGAAGATACAGCCGTTGACGTCGAAGATTTACCAGCTTATATCAAAGAATTCAATGAAATTCTAGACAAACACGGTCTCTACTCGGTTCATTATGCTCATGCTGGCTCAGGAGAATTACACCTCCGCCCGATCATCAACCTAAAGACCGCTGAAGGTCAAAAGCAATTCCGGGTTATTGCTGAAGAAATCGCGACGCTGGTAAAAAAGTATAAAGGATCACTCTCTGGTGAACATGGTGATGGCAGACTGAGAGGAGAATTTATACCCCAAATGATCGGTGAGCATAACTACCAATTGGTCAAAAAAGTAAAGGAAATTTGGGACCCCGAAAATATCTTTAATCCGGGTAAAATCGTCGATACGCCTCCAATGGACACCTTTTTAAGGTATGAGAAGGATCAAGAGACTAAAGAATTTGATACAAAATTCGATTTTACACCTACTGACGGTATTCTGCGTACTGCCGAGCTATGCAATGGTTCTGGAGACTGTCGCAAGTCAGAACTAAGCGGTGGTACAATGTGCCCTAGTTACATGGCCACTAGAAATGAGAAAGACACTACTCGAGCGCGAGCCAATATTCTTAGAGAAATCCTAACCCAATCCAACGAGGAAAATCCATTTGCGAATGATGAGATAAAGGAAGTTATGGATCTGTGCCTTTCCTGTAAAGGCTGTAGTTCAGAATGTCCATCCAACGTGGATATGGCCAAATTAAAGGCCGAATGGCAATACCAATATTACCAGAAAAATGGTGTCCCAGTTAGGGCTAAGCGCATCGGAAACTTTTCTAAACAGATGAAGCTCGCCAGCAAAGTCCCATGGGCCTACAACTTCATTTTCGGCAATGACTTCACAGGAAACTTGGCAAAATCAGTCGCTGGTTTTGCCAAAGAGCGAAGTATGCCAAAATTGTCAGAAAAGACGCTCAATCACTGGTTAACCAAAGATTTTAAACCGAATATTTCCGATAAAAAGGTCTACTTCTTCTGCGATGAATTCACCAATTACAATGATGCTGAAATCGGAGAAACGGCCGTAAGACTATTGGATAAGCTAGGTTATCAAGTGATTTATGTGCCTCATGCCGATTCTGGTAGACCTCAATTATCTAAAGGCCTATTGGACGACGCGAAAAAACTGGCAGAGCAAAACATCGCCATATTCGATGAGCTATTGACAGCGGCCACACCTTTAGTTGGGGTTGAACCATCAGCAATACTGACTTTTAGAGATGAATACATTTCTTTAACGCGGGGTGAATTACAAGAAAAAGCGACTAGAATCGCTCAGCATGTCTTCACAATTGAGGAATTTTTGGCCAATGAATTTGATGCGGGTCGAATTTCAGCAGAAAGCTTTACTGAAAAATCACAATTGATTAAAGTGCATGGACACTGCCATCAAAAGTCACTTTCGTCGATGGTTCCGACTAAAAAGCTGTTATCCCTACCGAAAAACTTTAAGGTCCATATGATACCTTCAGGCTGTTGCGGCATGGCAGGTTCTTTTGGTTATGAAAAAGAGCATTATGAGGTCTCTATGAAAATCGGAGAACTCGTTCTCTTCCCTACCGTTAGAAAACAACCTGAGGAAGTGCTAATTGCAGCGGCTGGTACAAGTTGTCGTCATCAGATCAAAGATGGAACCGCCAGAACAGCCCTTCACCCAGTAGAAATACTTTGGAATTCATTGCGATGA